A single region of the Solwaraspora sp. WMMD406 genome encodes:
- a CDS encoding serine/threonine-protein kinase, protein MRTLGGRYRLDLLVGVGGMSQVWQAHDEVLDRPVAVKMIAADRADRADRETLLEKVRWEARAAARLAHPNVASVHDFGLADGPNGEPGPYIVMELVQGLTLSAHLATGALDWRIAVRICAEVSAALAAAHAQGIVHRDIKPANVVLTPSGAKVLDFGIAKAAGWAETDPDGSLQGTPAFVAPERWDGGAATPASDSYATGVLLYLCLAGRLPWPLKPGMRRPPRHIAPEPLPPIDGLPADVVDLCLRSMARDPRLRPSSVAAALLWADAVDAQVYVPIADLTVPRPRPAPAPPWGKRARVSRWDAQAADAATDVATDVADGPQGWSRSSSA, encoded by the coding sequence ATGCGGACGTTGGGTGGCCGGTACCGCCTTGACCTGCTGGTCGGCGTGGGCGGCATGTCACAGGTGTGGCAGGCGCACGACGAAGTGCTCGACCGGCCCGTGGCGGTCAAGATGATCGCGGCCGACCGCGCCGACCGCGCCGACCGCGAGACGCTGCTGGAAAAGGTCCGGTGGGAGGCCAGGGCGGCGGCACGGTTGGCCCACCCCAACGTCGCCAGCGTCCACGACTTCGGCCTGGCCGACGGCCCGAACGGGGAACCGGGCCCGTACATCGTGATGGAACTGGTCCAAGGCTTGACACTCTCCGCGCACCTGGCGACCGGAGCGCTCGACTGGCGGATAGCGGTCCGGATCTGCGCCGAGGTCAGCGCCGCGCTCGCCGCCGCCCACGCCCAAGGAATCGTGCACCGCGACATCAAGCCGGCCAACGTCGTGCTCACGCCGTCCGGGGCCAAGGTACTCGACTTCGGCATCGCCAAGGCGGCCGGCTGGGCGGAGACCGATCCCGACGGCAGCCTGCAAGGTACGCCGGCGTTCGTCGCACCCGAGCGGTGGGACGGTGGCGCGGCCACCCCGGCCAGCGACAGCTACGCGACCGGCGTGCTGCTCTACCTCTGCCTGGCGGGCCGGCTGCCGTGGCCGCTGAAACCCGGCATGCGACGGCCGCCCCGGCACATCGCGCCAGAACCACTGCCGCCGATCGACGGACTGCCCGCCGACGTGGTCGACCTGTGCCTCCGCTCGATGGCCCGGGATCCCCGGCTGCGGCCGAGCAGCGTGGCCGCCGCCCTGCTCTGGGCCGACGCGGTGGACGCCCAGGTGTACGTGCCGATCGCCGACCTGACCGTACCGCGTCCCCGGCCGGCTCCGGCACCTCCGTGGGGGAAGCGGGCCAGGGTGTCTCGATGGGACGCCCAGGCCGCGGACGCCGCCACCGACGTGGCCACCGACGTCGCCGACGGCCCGCAGGGCTGGTCACGCTCGTCGTCAGCCTGA
- a CDS encoding DUF4247 domain-containing protein produces the protein MLTALVGVVVSCSGLAFGTFSPRSYVERTYTRSVVDDIGSDAKGFRSDRAPRQVMQELTRTFRPDDQHTQADRYYLRYGDDSVVILPYALGTLILVERMTTAYPRYRSTVGNSWSWTRGSTTRGGGPGTGK, from the coding sequence GTGCTGACCGCCCTGGTCGGCGTCGTCGTCTCCTGCTCCGGCCTGGCGTTCGGGACGTTCTCCCCACGGAGCTACGTCGAACGCACCTACACCCGTTCGGTCGTCGACGACATCGGCTCCGACGCCAAGGGCTTTCGGTCCGACCGCGCGCCCCGGCAGGTGATGCAGGAACTCACCCGTACGTTCCGGCCCGACGACCAGCACACCCAGGCGGACCGCTACTACCTGCGGTACGGCGACGATTCGGTGGTGATCCTGCCGTACGCGTTGGGGACGCTGATCCTCGTCGAACGGATGACGACGGCCTACCCCCGGTACCGGTCCACAGTCGGCAACTCCTGGAGCTGGACCCGTGGCAGCACCACCCGCGGCGGCGGTCCCGGCACCGGCAAGTGA
- a CDS encoding DUF2617 family protein, giving the protein MLVTLDAPYADTTAADLSFALGLPEQPALHVLQIPLPPARPAGLRLRLLGASHQVVFSGPAGDLIETVACLPGPRRDLPPRVDDGAGYRFAARIRVLDAAELTREVADLRDRLADDPHGLVGVFAGSPDAVTALYARFGEDAVTWRTWHAYPQTAELVETETVVTIS; this is encoded by the coding sequence ATGCTGGTCACGCTCGACGCACCGTACGCCGACACCACCGCCGCCGATCTCAGCTTCGCGCTGGGTCTGCCCGAACAGCCCGCGCTGCACGTTCTCCAAATACCGCTGCCACCGGCTCGGCCGGCCGGGCTGCGGCTGCGGCTACTCGGCGCGTCACACCAGGTGGTGTTCTCCGGTCCCGCCGGTGACCTGATCGAAACCGTGGCCTGCCTGCCCGGTCCGCGCCGGGATCTGCCGCCGCGCGTCGACGACGGCGCCGGCTACCGCTTCGCCGCCCGGATCCGCGTCCTCGACGCGGCCGAACTCACCCGCGAGGTCGCCGACCTGCGGGACCGCCTCGCCGACGATCCACACGGCTTGGTCGGCGTCTTCGCCGGCAGCCCGGACGCGGTGACCGCCCTGTACGCCCGGTTCGGCGAGGACGCGGTGACCTGGCGAACCTGGCACGCCTATCCCCAGACCGCCGAACTCGTCGAGACCGAAACGGTGGTGACGATCTCGTGA
- a CDS encoding polyamine aminopropyltransferase, translated as MSSVVAAVPGGPDPAGHGDTGPGHPGPAARAGLFGRLARPAVLAAVFVCAACGLVYELALVALGSYLIGDTVGQASIVLGVMVFAMGVGALAAKPLQGHAVAAFAAVELTLALLGGLSVFGLYAAFAWLNLYVPALVATAFVLGLLIGAEIPLLMVLLQRIRKQAAGSAVADLFAADYVGALLGALAFPLLLIPMFGQLRGALVVGLVNALAGILLVATVFRRDLTARGRVAVSVATVGVGVLLGGAFLIAEDFEVTTRQQLYRDPVVHAERSRYQEIVLTRSLSAVSERPDLRLYLDGDLQFSSVDEYRYHEALVHPALAGPRGRVLVLGGGDGMALREVLRYPDVASVTLVELDPAVVALARTDPDIRALNGGSFDDPRVRLVHTDAFTWLRTAGDRFDAVIVDLPDPDQTATAKLYSVEFYALIRNVLAPQARLVVQAGSPYFAPRAFWSIEASILRAGYVGTPYHVDVPSFGDWGFVLAASTADAARAPTLTLPGDAPTLRFLGQRVLRAAEVFPPDRDRMPVEASTLLQPRVLEYSREAWRGY; from the coding sequence ATGTCGAGCGTCGTGGCCGCCGTACCGGGCGGTCCCGACCCTGCCGGCCACGGCGACACCGGTCCCGGTCATCCCGGTCCGGCGGCTCGTGCCGGCCTGTTCGGCCGCCTGGCGCGGCCCGCCGTCCTCGCGGCGGTCTTCGTCTGCGCCGCCTGCGGCCTGGTGTACGAACTCGCGTTGGTCGCCCTCGGCAGCTACCTGATCGGTGACACCGTCGGGCAGGCGTCGATCGTGCTCGGGGTGATGGTCTTCGCCATGGGCGTCGGCGCGCTGGCCGCCAAGCCGCTGCAGGGGCACGCCGTCGCCGCGTTCGCCGCGGTGGAACTCACCCTGGCCCTGCTCGGCGGGCTGTCGGTGTTCGGGCTGTACGCCGCGTTCGCCTGGCTGAACCTGTACGTTCCCGCGTTGGTGGCGACCGCCTTCGTTCTCGGTTTGCTGATCGGGGCGGAGATCCCGCTGCTGATGGTCCTGCTGCAGCGAATTCGCAAACAGGCGGCCGGCAGCGCGGTCGCCGACCTGTTCGCCGCCGACTACGTCGGCGCGCTGCTCGGCGCGTTGGCGTTCCCGCTACTGCTGATCCCGATGTTCGGTCAACTGCGCGGCGCTCTGGTGGTCGGCCTGGTCAACGCCCTGGCTGGCATCCTGCTCGTCGCCACCGTGTTCCGCCGCGATCTGACCGCCCGTGGCCGGGTGGCGGTCAGCGTGGCCACCGTAGGAGTCGGTGTCCTGCTCGGTGGCGCGTTCCTGATCGCCGAGGACTTCGAGGTGACCACCCGCCAGCAGCTCTACCGCGATCCGGTGGTGCACGCCGAACGCAGCCGCTACCAGGAAATCGTGCTGACCCGGTCGCTGTCGGCGGTCTCCGAACGACCCGATCTGCGCCTCTACCTCGACGGCGACCTGCAGTTCAGCTCGGTCGACGAATACCGCTACCACGAGGCGCTGGTCCATCCGGCGCTGGCCGGCCCGCGCGGCCGGGTACTGGTGCTCGGCGGCGGTGACGGGATGGCACTGCGGGAGGTGCTGCGTTACCCGGACGTGGCGTCGGTGACGCTCGTCGAACTGGATCCGGCGGTGGTGGCGCTGGCGCGTACCGACCCGGACATCCGGGCGCTCAACGGTGGATCCTTCGACGACCCTCGGGTACGGCTGGTGCACACCGACGCCTTCACCTGGTTGCGGACCGCCGGGGACCGCTTCGACGCGGTCATCGTCGACCTGCCCGATCCGGACCAGACGGCCACCGCCAAGCTGTACTCGGTGGAGTTCTACGCGCTGATCCGCAACGTCCTCGCCCCGCAGGCACGGCTGGTGGTGCAGGCCGGGTCGCCGTACTTCGCCCCGCGCGCGTTTTGGAGCATCGAGGCGTCGATCCTGCGGGCCGGATACGTCGGTACGCCGTACCACGTCGACGTGCCGTCCTTCGGCGACTGGGGATTCGTGCTCGCGGCCTCGACCGCCGACGCGGCCCGCGCGCCGACGCTGACCCTGCCGGGTGACGCGCCGACGCTGCGTTTCCTCGGCCAGCGGGTGCTGCGGGCCGCCGAGGTCTTCCCGCCGGACCGGGACCGGATGCCGGTCGAGGCGTCGACGCTGCTGCAGCCCCGGGTGTTGGAATACAGCCGGGAGGCATGGCGGGGCTACTGA
- a CDS encoding DUF350 domain-containing protein: MLRTLFVDLLLTLAYGGVGLVLMAIGYVLVDVITPGRLRDQIWVDRNRNATVVLASNLLAVGTIVVAAIAAGENDFVVGLLGTSAYGLLGLAVMALSFVLLDAVTPGKLGDILVDAEAHPAVWVTAVIHLATGAIVAAAIS, from the coding sequence ATGCTGCGTACACTCTTCGTCGATTTGCTGCTCACCCTCGCCTACGGCGGCGTCGGCCTGGTCCTGATGGCCATCGGCTACGTACTGGTCGACGTGATCACTCCGGGCCGGCTGCGGGACCAGATCTGGGTCGACCGCAACCGCAACGCCACCGTGGTGCTGGCCTCCAACCTCCTCGCGGTCGGCACCATCGTGGTCGCCGCGATCGCCGCCGGAGAGAACGACTTCGTCGTCGGCCTGCTCGGCACCAGCGCGTACGGCCTCCTCGGTCTGGCCGTGATGGCGCTGTCGTTCGTGCTGCTCGACGCCGTCACCCCCGGCAAGCTCGGCGACATCCTGGTCGACGCCGAGGCGCACCCCGCCGTCTGGGTCACCGCCGTGATCCACCTCGCCACCGGGGCCATCGTCGCGGCGGCGATCAGCTGA
- a CDS encoding amphi-Trp domain-containing protein: MDIYEDTRTVSRADLAAWLRQLASQLDDNGQVFYGAGGAISVADQVRCELEIEQEDTDEFAIEIEFSWTNPKQAAGPASQADQPVDTDAAADDVTAE; encoded by the coding sequence GTGGACATCTACGAAGACACCCGGACCGTTTCCCGAGCCGATCTGGCCGCGTGGCTGCGCCAGCTGGCCAGTCAGCTGGACGACAACGGACAGGTCTTCTACGGAGCAGGCGGCGCGATCTCCGTCGCCGACCAGGTGCGGTGCGAGTTGGAGATCGAACAGGAGGACACCGACGAGTTCGCGATCGAGATCGAGTTCTCTTGGACGAACCCGAAGCAGGCCGCCGGACCGGCCAGCCAGGCGGACCAGCCCGTCGACACCGACGCGGCGGCGGACGACGTCACCGCGGAGTAG
- a CDS encoding radical SAM protein: MNPQTDNDDMREMYVYHENLALGLAAALLRHNGHDVSIIDLRADRKNEREASREITESEFGLIGVSVNYATLPSALKLAQLVKMSGPATIVFGGEHATYLDEKLLGEYRCVDFVIRGEGEDGLVDLAGAIESGDDPYALRGVSYFAEDQQRVVRNPNRTPMPSLDVLPFAARDVAQRCRDRGVPIEIGILGQRGCPFPCSFCNANRFLGNDTMSLRYRSPKNLVDEMESLLPFFAERNLLLRFYDATFVTRSLNSRSWILGLCAELEERQLRIPFDVFVRADSFDFDNPGDLALIRRLRGVGMVSTYLGLEAGDDETLDIYNKKVHTNASLRAFTELRKLGVWGSTNGVITFHQQVTLPQIRNTLRFLRQVGLCTVWNLTSRVETLPGIRLGDEMSVKPRRSVWDVANYDLDDPAATTLLRILTDLNTNYLLPRFEDHLTRRLRDLVRIKCFYDGPAAWATTEAQLEAGISRIQQQTYAFMDGLLTRLDADPRWAGPAHGELLSFVDGQMRALGALQATFLTTLAPNGTLEPVLA; this comes from the coding sequence GTGAACCCGCAAACCGACAACGACGACATGCGGGAAATGTACGTCTATCACGAGAACCTGGCTCTCGGCCTCGCCGCCGCGCTCCTCCGGCACAACGGACACGACGTCTCCATCATCGATCTCCGGGCGGACCGCAAGAACGAGCGGGAGGCGAGCCGAGAGATCACCGAATCCGAATTCGGGCTGATCGGTGTCAGTGTCAACTACGCCACCCTGCCGTCCGCGTTGAAACTCGCACAGCTCGTCAAGATGTCCGGTCCGGCCACCATCGTCTTCGGTGGCGAACACGCCACCTATCTCGACGAGAAGTTGCTCGGTGAATACCGGTGCGTCGACTTCGTCATCCGGGGAGAAGGGGAGGACGGGCTGGTCGACCTGGCGGGGGCCATCGAGAGCGGCGACGATCCGTACGCGCTGCGGGGCGTTTCCTACTTCGCCGAGGACCAGCAGCGGGTCGTGCGCAACCCCAACCGTACCCCGATGCCGTCGCTGGACGTGCTGCCGTTCGCGGCGCGGGACGTGGCCCAGCGGTGCAGGGATCGCGGGGTCCCGATCGAGATCGGCATCCTCGGCCAGCGGGGATGCCCGTTTCCCTGCTCCTTCTGCAACGCCAACCGGTTCCTCGGCAACGACACCATGAGCCTTCGATACCGTTCACCCAAGAACCTGGTGGACGAGATGGAGTCGCTTCTACCGTTCTTCGCGGAGCGCAACCTCCTGCTCCGGTTCTACGACGCCACGTTCGTGACTCGGTCGCTCAACAGTCGCAGCTGGATCCTCGGACTCTGCGCCGAGCTGGAGGAGCGTCAGTTGCGCATACCGTTCGACGTCTTCGTACGGGCGGACAGCTTCGACTTCGACAACCCGGGTGACCTCGCCCTGATCCGTCGATTGCGCGGCGTCGGGATGGTCAGCACCTACCTCGGTCTGGAGGCGGGCGACGACGAGACGCTGGACATCTACAACAAGAAGGTCCACACCAACGCCTCGCTCAGGGCGTTCACCGAGCTACGCAAGCTGGGCGTGTGGGGCTCCACCAACGGCGTGATCACCTTTCATCAGCAGGTTACTCTGCCGCAGATCCGCAACACACTCAGGTTTCTCCGGCAGGTCGGACTCTGCACGGTGTGGAACCTGACTTCCAGGGTGGAGACGCTGCCCGGAATCCGGCTCGGTGATGAAATGTCGGTGAAGCCGCGCCGGTCGGTCTGGGACGTCGCCAACTACGACCTCGACGACCCGGCCGCCACCACACTGCTGCGGATCCTCACCGATCTCAACACCAACTACCTGCTGCCCAGATTCGAGGACCACCTCACCCGTCGACTGCGTGACCTGGTACGGATCAAGTGCTTCTATGACGGACCAGCGGCGTGGGCCACGACCGAAGCACAACTGGAAGCCGGAATCAGCAGGATTCAACAACAGACGTACGCCTTCATGGACGGACTTCTCACCCGACTCGACGCGGATCCACGATGGGCCGGGCCGGCACACGGTGAACTGCTATCGTTCGTCGACGGCCAGATGCGCGCGCTGGGTGCCCTGCAAGCGACGTTCCTCACGACGCTGGCGCCCAACGGCACGCTCGAGCCGGTGCTGGCCTGA
- a CDS encoding DUF4178 domain-containing protein, whose product MNGTMAYLVTGLGCVIAVAGTVTVLIVVWRTRVRSSATKSSGRGPVDPFHSGDTDALRGDPRRLAPGDIVEIRGQSYAVRGSLHFAEGSWTWSEHFLDDARGAKVWLSVESDPDLEVVLWTEAAPDPGLRPGAPSIDHAGRRYRLDESGQARFTSVGATGLAPSGTVRYHDYTAPDNARLSFEGYGDSPRWEVGLGEVLHRAELMIYPSGGQPSTGRTA is encoded by the coding sequence ATGAACGGGACCATGGCCTACCTGGTCACCGGACTCGGATGCGTGATCGCGGTCGCCGGGACAGTGACGGTGCTGATCGTCGTGTGGCGTACGCGGGTGCGTTCCAGCGCGACGAAGTCGTCCGGGCGAGGACCGGTGGACCCGTTCCACAGCGGGGACACCGACGCGCTGCGCGGCGATCCACGCCGGCTCGCTCCCGGTGACATCGTGGAAATCCGAGGCCAGTCGTACGCCGTACGGGGCAGTCTGCACTTCGCCGAAGGCAGCTGGACCTGGAGCGAGCACTTCCTCGACGACGCCCGGGGCGCCAAGGTGTGGCTGTCCGTCGAATCCGACCCGGACCTCGAAGTCGTGCTCTGGACCGAGGCCGCGCCCGACCCGGGCCTGCGCCCCGGAGCGCCCTCGATCGACCACGCCGGTCGGCGCTACCGGCTCGACGAATCCGGCCAGGCCCGGTTCACCAGTGTCGGCGCGACCGGGCTCGCGCCCAGCGGGACGGTGCGCTACCACGACTACACCGCACCCGACAACGCCCGGCTGTCCTTCGAGGGGTACGGCGACTCGCCGCGGTGGGAGGTCGGACTCGGTGAGGTCCTGCACCGGGCCGAGCTGATGATCTATCCCAGCGGTGGTCAGCCGTCGACCGGACGGACCGCTTGA